The following proteins are encoded in a genomic region of Candidatus Neomarinimicrobiota bacterium:
- a CDS encoding TRAP transporter small permease produces MNTLITLLDKALSRFLISLMAFIVLVVTWQVITRFLMSTPSSYTEELARFLLIWIGVLGSSYALRTRAHLGIDLLSTKLEGRAKGLLIIGIYLLVILFALLIMVIGGIRLVSLTFNLDQISASLGIKMGYIYLVLPLSGSIMIIYSSDFILKALHLITHGEETS; encoded by the coding sequence ATGAATACACTTATCACACTTCTTGATAAAGCCTTAAGTCGTTTTCTGATCAGTCTTATGGCATTTATTGTCCTGGTAGTGACCTGGCAGGTTATTACCCGCTTCCTCATGTCAACACCGAGTTCCTACACCGAAGAATTAGCCCGATTTCTGCTCATCTGGATTGGTGTTCTGGGCTCCAGTTATGCCTTGCGGACCCGAGCCCACTTGGGGATTGATCTATTGTCTACCAAGCTGGAGGGAAGAGCAAAAGGGCTGCTTATTATTGGAATCTATCTTTTGGTCATTCTCTTTGCCTTGCTGATTATGGTCATCGGGGGCATTCGTCTGGTCTCGCTTACTTTCAACCTGGATCAAATTTCTGCTTCATTAGGTATCAAAATGGGATACATATATCTGGTGTTGCCTTTGAGTGGATCGATTATGATCATCTATTCCAGCGATTTCATCTTAAAAGCGCTGCATCTCATTACTCATGGGGAGGAGACAAGCTGA
- a CDS encoding TRAP transporter substrate-binding protein, whose translation MYTRFNILLLLLSMSLVSCSQDQDVKIIKLAHGLDPSHPVHQAMEYMAERLTEKSAGQMQLDIYPSGQLGAERELIELLQIGSLAMTKVSASPMESFVLEMKLFSIPYVFSSEAHLWQILQGPIGQDILLAGQDFRLRGLGYFDAGSRSFYTKETPIHSPTDLQGLKIRVMKSLTAVKMVQALGGSATPISWGELYTALQQGVVDGAENNPPSFFLSKHYEVCKYYSLDEHTSVPDILLISTVVWESLSSQQQTWLQEAVNESVTYQRRLWKKSTDHALAELVKAGVQIIQPEKVNFQQSVKDMHESYRGTAIYDLIQEIAALDTSGRDEG comes from the coding sequence ATGTACACTCGTTTTAATATACTCCTCCTCTTGTTAAGTATGTCTCTTGTAAGCTGCTCCCAGGATCAGGACGTAAAAATTATCAAACTCGCACATGGACTGGATCCCAGTCATCCCGTACACCAGGCGATGGAATACATGGCCGAAAGATTGACTGAAAAATCCGCCGGACAGATGCAATTAGACATCTACCCCAGTGGACAATTAGGGGCAGAACGAGAGCTCATCGAGTTACTTCAGATTGGTAGTCTGGCTATGACAAAAGTGTCTGCCAGTCCCATGGAATCATTTGTCCTCGAAATGAAACTGTTCAGTATTCCCTATGTTTTTTCCAGTGAAGCGCATTTATGGCAGATACTCCAAGGTCCCATCGGGCAGGATATCCTATTGGCTGGGCAGGACTTCAGGTTACGTGGCTTAGGATATTTTGATGCGGGTAGTCGTAGTTTTTACACAAAGGAAACTCCAATTCACAGTCCAACTGATTTGCAGGGTCTGAAAATTCGTGTTATGAAGAGTCTGACAGCCGTAAAAATGGTCCAGGCTCTTGGTGGTTCGGCGACACCTATTTCTTGGGGTGAGCTATATACGGCTTTGCAACAAGGGGTTGTAGATGGTGCCGAGAATAATCCCCCTAGTTTTTTTCTCTCAAAGCATTATGAAGTCTGTAAATATTACTCTTTGGATGAACATACCAGTGTCCCTGATATCCTCCTTATCAGTACGGTCGTATGGGAATCACTGTCTTCTCAACAGCAGACTTGGCTCCAGGAAGCTGTAAACGAGTCCGTGACCTACCAACGCCGACTATGGAAGAAATCTACAGACCATGCTTTGGCAGAACTTGTCAAGGCCGGGGTGCAGATTATACAACCTGAAAAAGTCAACTTTCAACAATCAGTAAAAGACATGCATGAAAGCTACAGAGGAACAGCCATCTATGATCTCATTCAGGAAATAGCTGCACTTGATACCAGTGGAAGGGACGAGGGATGA